A region from the Pseudomonas triticicola genome encodes:
- a CDS encoding molecular chaperone: protein MNRGLLLGLLSVFCLPAQAGPQINVGTVYDYLEADKSTYLKRVFNSGDATAFVKINVLEIVYDDAGTPKEIAVENAADGASRNGLMASPARLIVPAQGMQGTRLLYMGERDRERYFRVRFVPVVPEKEDDFVVTGEEREDYKKSLSAGVNVMTGFGTIFFVRPKDARYATAINESESRYELRNNGNTVVIVDEFKSCSLSKESDCGATTKHHVLAGKSFAFDKEKGREYRFFLIEGSDKKTMKVASR, encoded by the coding sequence ATGAACCGTGGTCTTTTGCTGGGCCTGCTCAGCGTTTTTTGCCTGCCGGCGCAGGCCGGGCCGCAGATTAATGTCGGCACCGTTTACGACTATCTGGAAGCCGACAAGAGCACCTATCTCAAGCGGGTCTTCAATAGCGGTGACGCCACCGCATTCGTCAAGATCAATGTGCTCGAAATCGTTTACGACGACGCCGGCACGCCCAAGGAAATTGCTGTCGAGAATGCCGCCGATGGCGCCTCGCGCAACGGTCTGATGGCCAGCCCGGCGCGGCTGATCGTCCCGGCTCAAGGCATGCAGGGCACACGCTTGCTGTACATGGGAGAACGGGACCGGGAGCGTTATTTCCGCGTGCGCTTCGTCCCCGTGGTGCCGGAAAAGGAAGACGATTTTGTGGTCACCGGTGAAGAGCGTGAGGATTACAAGAAGTCATTGTCGGCCGGGGTCAACGTCATGACCGGGTTTGGCACCATCTTCTTCGTCCGCCCCAAGGACGCGCGTTACGCCACGGCAATCAACGAAAGCGAGAGTCGCTACGAACTGCGCAACAACGGCAATACCGTGGTGATTGTCGACGAGTTCAAGAGTTGTTCGCTGAGCAAGGAAAGCGATTGCGGGGCGACCACCAAACACCATGTTCTGGCAGGTAAATCCTTTGCCTTCGACAAGGAAAAAGGCCGTGAGTACCGCTTCTTTCTGATCGAAGGCAGCGACAAGAAAACCATGAAAGTCGCCAGCCGCTAG
- a CDS encoding fimbrial protein: protein MIKQCTAALLAGATALTAAVTWAAREEHTFEVSLNIPSRPFYVIPVEPDWIHRPQLLAWHHATDSLGKLEKYFDMRHDSSAIEARLATDPLIDTGRPGELIELRVTFNDVTLSSHITPQQVLSKEEAAVGKRVLLKIEPIKPPGGYRPGEYSGNVVLFFNASAPNGNDADA, encoded by the coding sequence ATGATCAAGCAATGTACCGCCGCCCTACTGGCGGGCGCCACCGCGTTGACCGCAGCTGTGACGTGGGCCGCCCGGGAGGAGCACACCTTCGAAGTGTCGCTCAACATTCCCAGTCGGCCGTTCTACGTCATCCCGGTGGAACCGGACTGGATTCACCGTCCGCAGCTACTGGCCTGGCACCACGCCACGGACAGCCTGGGCAAGCTGGAAAAATATTTCGATATGCGGCATGACAGCAGCGCCATCGAGGCGCGTCTCGCCACCGACCCGTTGATTGACACTGGCCGCCCGGGTGAGTTGATCGAATTGCGGGTGACGTTCAATGACGTCACGCTGAGTTCGCACATCACCCCGCAGCAAGTGCTTTCGAAAGAAGAGGCCGCTGTCGGTAAACGTGTGCTGCTGAAAATCGAACCGATCAAACCGCCGGGTGGCTACCGCCCCGGGGAGTACAGCGGCAACGTAGTGCTTTTTTTTAACGCCAGCGCGCCAAACGGCAATGACGCGGATGCCTGA